A genomic stretch from Clavelina lepadiformis chromosome 5, kaClaLepa1.1, whole genome shotgun sequence includes:
- the LOC143458649 gene encoding polycystin-1-like protein 2, with protein sequence MKINTGWEDRLWKAHEDTVSGTVVCQCGHFPVARVVWTQGQKRSTDDFTRGPSLLASKLLVFPNKLDYNEISSNMWQRFLENPIVFSMLFVLYSLYGLGIIWARSKDRQVEAEDLCVEVPDNSPFDKYRYIVTVFTGSRRNSGTSAVVCLRLVGSMATSSAHVIQHHTKIFNRGSVKSFLITTSECLGDITAIRLWHDNGGHSPEWFLQRVVVRDLEKNHCWFFLCNRWFKHVIDHVVPAARTKDLHNTRTLFPLRLENHLRDRYLWYAFYGMRPWQRHVMGRIEMLSCCLMITLMIMLTALMFHGNNHAQQGLLLAVGNYTFQWWHVAVRNRECSVVISSNVSHNNNVSPIATAA encoded by the exons atgaaaattaataCCGGCTGGGAAGACAGGCTCTGGAAG GCTCATGAGGACACTGTTTCCGGCACGGTTGTGTGCCAATGTGGTCACTTCCCTGTTGCAAGGGTAGTCTGGACCCAGGGTCAAAAAAGAAGCACAGATGATTTTACAAGGGGGCCTTCGCTGCTTGCGTCAAAGTTGTTGGTTTTTCCAAACAAACTGGACTACAATGAG ATCTCCTCCAACATGTGGCAGCGCTTCTTAGAAAATCCGATTGTCTTCTCCATGTTGTTTGTGCTCTATTCCTTGTATGGACTCGGAATAATCTGGGCGAGATCAAAAGACCGGCAAGTGGAGGCAgag gaCCTGTGTGTGGAAGTCCCGGACAATAGTCCTTTTGATAAATATCGTTACATCGTGACGGTATTTACCGGAAGTCGACGAAATTCTGGAACTTCTGCTGTAGTCTGCCTCAGACTCGTTGGAAGTATGGCCACCAGTAGTGCTCATGTCATTCag CACCACACAAAGATTTTCAACAGGGGAAGTGTGAAATCGTTCCTTATCACCACGTCAGAGTGTCTTGGAGACATCACTGCGATTCGCTTGTGGCACGATAATGGCGGACACAGCCCAGAGTG GTTCCTCCAGAGGGTTGTGGTAAGAGACCTGGAGAAAAATCATTGCTGGTTCTTCCTCTGCAACCGCTGGTTCAAGCATGTCATAGACCACGTGGTCCCTGCTGCACGCACCAAAGACCTGCACAACACCAGGACATTGTTCCCCTTGAGGTTGGAAAATCACCTCAGAGACAG ATATCTTTGGTACGCATTCTATGGAATGCGCCCGTGGCAACGTCATGTGATGGGAAGGATAGAAATGTTATCGTGTTGTCTCATGATAACCTTGATGATCATGCTCACCGCGTTGATGTTCCACGGGAACAACCACGCGCAGCAGGGACTGCTCTTAGCCGTCGGTAATTACACTTTTCAGTGGTGGCACGTGGCTGTCCG GAATCGAGAGTGCTCTGTTGTCATCTCCAGCAACGTTTCTCATAACAACAATGTTTCGCCGATCGCAACGGCCGCGTAA